In Gimesia chilikensis, the following proteins share a genomic window:
- a CDS encoding RNA-binding S4 domain-containing protein, whose translation MSHEERPPIRLDQFLKQQGAVGTGGHAKVVIQAGEVTVNGVVETRRRKQLAPGDVVAYAGEQWRVEVTQES comes from the coding sequence ATGTCACATGAGGAACGTCCCCCGATCCGACTGGATCAGTTTCTGAAACAGCAAGGCGCTGTCGGCACCGGTGGACATGCCAAGGTTGTCATCCAGGCAGGTGAAGTGACTGTGAACGGCGTTGTAGAAACACGGCGTCGTAAACAGCTTGCACCGGGAGATGTCGTCGCGTATGCCGGCGAGCAGTGGCGTGTAGAAGTCACTCAGGAGAGTTAG